A genomic stretch from Caulobacter sp. FWC2 includes:
- a CDS encoding TonB-dependent siderophore receptor has product MKAETPMSSRSALLSASVLALSSMTALAAHAEDQLADQVDAVIIVARDKAGLLEKQPSTTVFGVAKPLIETPRSASLVSDVTLERYGVLTLDGVTKVSPGTHTASFYGVPGSLNIRGTLAENYFRGFKRVENRGTYSTPIGGASRIEILRGPPTPVYGAGKVGGLVNFIPKSARDEGRFLAEPEGEITATVGSYNKKLITGQFGAPVNLGAVEGGVHVYGEAEDSHSYYKGIYPRRQILEVSSDFDLGNGWSTALGGMVFHSSGDVQTPGWNRLTQDLIDNRTYITGRDTSLVDADRNGKLTPNEVGSYPYASALYIPYYGFPSTDAAHTLDTGVGMTKLDRRTVYISAADFSKTNTQTLYFDLAKDLGEDRSIKLQLFHDRLENRRFVSYGYPATTDAKVSEIRLTSAFPTDVGAVHARTLVGGAHRWFEGRRRESFNSGLIALDRRDISFGATPTDTIDSPFDIEPGNVGLQWENDNRSTWKQTGVFFTSDIEAGRFNLVLGGRWDHYSVGSQDTGVLSYVIAGKQADDRNKATWNASLTYRLPIGLMPYVSYAKAAALEMSQAGDVAPNFVADGSWLSRSDLTEAGVKFQLLRGTLIGSVAAYRQNRTQVTGAIAPPVVQGTRAKGVEVEVRWLASEHLSFTFAGNSQRTTIKGPDASFQYIPAYTAGVPGAQGYGGSYVVWSFAGLPGRSGDYAYTLIPKSVVSLYGTYTSKGYDWGQAGATVGVSHVSRTAGTVQNAVRYPSYSLVNASAFVNRGPYTLSVNIDNLLNKFYFTPDADTYANLGALPGKGREWRATLKRTF; this is encoded by the coding sequence GTGAAGGCCGAAACTCCGATGTCGTCCAGAAGCGCTCTACTGTCCGCCAGCGTCTTGGCTCTTTCGAGCATGACTGCCTTGGCGGCGCATGCGGAAGACCAGTTGGCCGATCAGGTCGATGCGGTGATCATTGTGGCGCGCGACAAGGCGGGCCTGCTGGAGAAACAGCCAAGCACCACCGTGTTCGGCGTCGCCAAGCCGCTGATCGAGACGCCGCGTTCGGCCAGCCTGGTCAGCGACGTGACCCTGGAGCGCTACGGGGTGCTGACCCTGGACGGCGTCACCAAGGTCTCGCCGGGGACCCATACCGCCAGCTTCTACGGCGTCCCCGGGTCGCTCAACATTCGGGGCACCCTGGCCGAGAACTACTTCCGCGGCTTCAAGCGCGTGGAGAACCGCGGGACCTATTCGACCCCGATCGGCGGGGCCTCGCGCATCGAGATCCTGCGCGGACCGCCAACCCCGGTCTATGGCGCCGGCAAGGTTGGCGGCCTCGTGAACTTCATCCCCAAGTCCGCCCGCGATGAGGGCCGCTTCCTGGCCGAGCCGGAAGGCGAGATCACCGCCACGGTCGGCAGCTACAACAAGAAGCTGATCACCGGCCAGTTCGGCGCGCCGGTGAACCTGGGCGCGGTAGAGGGCGGCGTCCATGTCTATGGCGAGGCCGAGGACAGCCACAGCTACTACAAGGGCATCTATCCGCGCCGACAGATCCTGGAGGTCTCGTCCGACTTCGATCTCGGAAACGGCTGGAGCACGGCGCTGGGCGGCATGGTGTTCCACTCGTCCGGCGACGTGCAGACGCCCGGCTGGAACCGCCTGACCCAGGACCTGATCGACAACCGGACCTACATCACCGGCCGCGACACCTCGCTGGTCGACGCCGACCGCAACGGCAAGCTGACCCCCAACGAGGTGGGCTCCTACCCTTACGCCAGCGCGCTCTACATCCCCTACTACGGCTTCCCCAGCACCGACGCGGCCCACACCCTGGACACCGGCGTCGGCATGACGAAGCTGGATCGCCGGACGGTCTATATCAGCGCGGCCGACTTCTCGAAGACCAACACCCAGACGCTCTATTTCGATCTGGCCAAGGACCTGGGCGAGGACCGCTCGATCAAGCTGCAGCTGTTCCACGATCGCCTGGAGAACCGCCGCTTCGTCTCCTACGGCTACCCGGCCACCACCGACGCCAAGGTCAGCGAGATCCGCCTGACCTCCGCCTTCCCGACCGATGTCGGCGCCGTCCACGCCCGCACCCTGGTCGGCGGCGCGCACCGCTGGTTCGAGGGCCGCCGCCGGGAGAGCTTCAACAGCGGCCTGATCGCTCTGGACCGCCGCGACATCAGCTTCGGCGCCACGCCGACCGACACCATCGACAGCCCGTTCGACATCGAGCCTGGCAATGTCGGCCTGCAATGGGAGAACGACAACCGTTCGACCTGGAAGCAGACCGGTGTCTTCTTCACCTCCGACATCGAGGCCGGGCGTTTCAACCTGGTGCTGGGCGGCCGCTGGGACCACTACAGCGTCGGGAGCCAGGACACCGGCGTTCTCAGCTACGTCATCGCCGGCAAGCAGGCCGACGACCGGAACAAGGCGACCTGGAACGCCAGCCTGACCTACAGGCTGCCGATCGGGCTGATGCCCTATGTCAGCTACGCCAAGGCCGCGGCGCTGGAGATGAGCCAGGCGGGCGACGTCGCGCCGAACTTCGTGGCCGACGGCTCGTGGCTGTCGCGCTCGGACCTGACCGAGGCCGGCGTGAAGTTCCAGCTGCTGCGCGGGACGCTGATCGGCTCGGTCGCCGCCTACAGGCAGAACCGCACCCAGGTGACCGGCGCCATTGCTCCGCCCGTGGTGCAGGGCACGCGCGCCAAGGGCGTCGAGGTCGAGGTTCGCTGGCTGGCGTCGGAGCATCTGTCCTTCACCTTCGCCGGCAACAGCCAGCGCACGACCATCAAGGGTCCGGACGCTTCGTTCCAGTACATCCCGGCCTATACGGCGGGCGTCCCTGGGGCCCAGGGCTATGGCGGCTCCTACGTCGTGTGGAGCTTCGCCGGACTGCCCGGGAGAAGCGGCGACTACGCCTACACCCTGATCCCGAAGTCGGTGGTCAGCCTGTATGGGACCTACACGAGCAAGGGCTATGACTGGGGGCAGGCCGGGGCGACGGTTGGCGTCAGCCATGTCAGTCGCACGGCGGGCACGGTGCAGAACGCCGTGCGCTATCCGTCCTATTCCCTGGTCAACGCTTCAGCTTTCGTGAACCGTGGGCCGTACACCCTGTCGGTCAACATCGATAACCTGCTCAACAAGTTCTATTTTACCCCCGACGCCGACACCTACGCCAACCTCGGCGCCTTGCCGGGCAAGGGGAGGGAGTGGCGCGCCACCCTGAAGCGGACGTTCTGA
- a CDS encoding CynX/NimT family MFS transporter encodes MASDDRFRPWLLLAAFSLLLFLITASTYGSLGVVLPAMIGELKWSFTEAFLGFAVLGVFTGASSWLPAILIRRIGVRGTLLLGAAVLAAGFLGLANSESLLSYYVGAAACGVGFQMAALIPGTHVLSSLFRKRALPFGVYFTFGSLGGVAGPWMTLTLMGMSGNDWRAYWIVQAVLAAVVGLVCALMVGGSKWLSDAAHEVDLEVEQEAREAPANARVYRTPYEWTVPQALRTPQFYILVAAYFSHLLVGVTVASVSVTHLTELGVAAGVASVTAAAIAAKMLSLESLMQTLARLAGGALGDRVDPRWLLIFAQGMLVVGLLALAKAASPALMLLYAIGTGVGFGLTVLAVTVLLLNYYGRQSNLELFSLTCLVGAVSAAGPFIAGAMRDRLGSFSPTFELFAAVTAVVFVAVLTMRPPKAPA; translated from the coding sequence GTGGCCTCTGACGACCGCTTCCGCCCGTGGCTGCTGCTTGCGGCGTTCAGCCTGCTGCTGTTCCTGATCACCGCCTCGACCTACGGCTCGCTGGGCGTCGTGCTGCCGGCCATGATCGGCGAGTTGAAGTGGAGCTTCACCGAGGCCTTCCTGGGCTTCGCGGTGCTGGGCGTCTTCACCGGCGCCTCTTCGTGGCTGCCGGCGATCCTGATCCGCCGAATCGGCGTGCGCGGCACGCTGCTGCTAGGCGCGGCGGTGCTGGCGGCCGGGTTCCTGGGCTTGGCCAATTCCGAGAGCCTGCTGAGCTATTATGTCGGCGCGGCGGCGTGCGGCGTCGGCTTCCAGATGGCGGCCCTTATTCCCGGCACCCACGTGCTGTCGTCGCTGTTTCGCAAGCGCGCCCTGCCGTTCGGCGTCTATTTCACCTTCGGCTCGCTGGGCGGCGTGGCCGGGCCGTGGATGACCCTGACCCTGATGGGCATGAGCGGCAATGACTGGCGGGCCTATTGGATCGTTCAGGCGGTGCTGGCCGCCGTCGTCGGCCTGGTCTGCGCCCTGATGGTCGGCGGCTCCAAGTGGCTGAGCGACGCCGCGCACGAGGTCGATCTGGAAGTCGAGCAGGAGGCCCGCGAGGCGCCGGCCAACGCCCGCGTCTACCGCACCCCGTACGAGTGGACCGTGCCCCAGGCCCTGCGCACGCCGCAGTTCTACATTCTGGTCGCCGCCTATTTCAGCCATCTGCTGGTGGGCGTGACCGTGGCCAGCGTCTCGGTGACCCATCTGACGGAACTGGGCGTCGCTGCGGGCGTGGCCTCGGTCACTGCGGCGGCGATCGCCGCCAAGATGCTGAGCCTGGAATCGCTGATGCAGACACTGGCCCGCCTGGCCGGTGGCGCGCTGGGCGACCGGGTCGATCCGCGCTGGCTGCTGATCTTCGCCCAAGGGATGCTGGTCGTCGGCCTGCTGGCCTTGGCCAAGGCCGCGAGCCCAGCCCTGATGCTGCTCTACGCCATCGGCACGGGCGTGGGCTTTGGCCTGACCGTCCTGGCCGTGACCGTGCTGCTGCTGAACTATTACGGCCGCCAGTCGAACCTGGAGCTGTTCTCCCTGACCTGCCTGGTCGGCGCGGTCTCGGCGGCGGGGCCGTTCATCGCCGGCGCGATGCGTGACCGGCTGGGGAGCTTCTCGCCGACCTTCGAACTGTTCGCGGCGGTGACGGCGGTGGTGTTCGTCGCCGTCCTGACCATGCGGCCGCCCAAGGCGCCGGCCTGA
- a CDS encoding TorF family putative porin yields the protein MKTMKIALVAAAATVALSGAAMAQELKLSPNIAFTSDYVFRGISQTQEDPAIQGGLDLTYGTFYAGVWGSNVDFGVKDPDLEVDIYAGVKPTLGDTSFDFGVLYYGYRKDKNGAPGANSYTELKAAASHTFGPATLGAAVYYSPEWPGKGGDATYVEGNAALPLTKRFTVSGAVGHQEIENYTSYNTWNVGVGYLVGENLTVDVRYHDTDEHGLGKIYDSRVAVSLKAAF from the coding sequence ATGAAAACCATGAAGATCGCGCTCGTCGCGGCCGCCGCCACCGTCGCCCTCTCGGGCGCCGCCATGGCCCAAGAATTGAAGCTCTCGCCGAACATCGCCTTCACCAGCGACTACGTCTTCCGCGGCATCAGCCAGACCCAGGAAGATCCCGCCATCCAAGGCGGCCTGGATCTGACCTACGGCACGTTCTACGCCGGCGTCTGGGGCTCGAACGTCGACTTCGGCGTGAAGGATCCGGACCTGGAAGTCGACATCTATGCCGGCGTGAAGCCGACCCTGGGCGACACCTCGTTCGACTTCGGCGTGCTGTACTACGGCTACCGCAAGGACAAGAACGGTGCGCCGGGCGCCAACAGCTACACCGAGCTGAAGGCCGCCGCCTCGCACACCTTCGGTCCGGCGACCCTGGGCGCCGCCGTCTACTACTCGCCGGAATGGCCGGGCAAGGGTGGCGACGCGACCTACGTCGAAGGTAACGCCGCCCTGCCGCTGACCAAGCGCTTCACCGTCTCGGGCGCCGTCGGTCACCAGGAAATCGAGAACTACACCAGCTACAACACCTGGAATGTCGGCGTCGGCTACCTGGTCGGTGAAAACCTGACCGTCGACGTGCGCTACCACGATACCGACGAACATGGCCTCGGCAAGATCTATGACAGCCGCGTGGCCGTCAGCCTGAAGGCCGCGTTCTAA
- a CDS encoding SDR family NAD(P)-dependent oxidoreductase: MSGRDFDGFTVVITGASTGLGRAIAVEVARRGAGLVVVNYARSADEAAETGRLVEAEGSKAVLVQGDVANDEDCKKIVAAAEPTGRIDALFNNAGMTKFAPNHADLDAVNAEDFLKLYSVNVVGAFQMVRAARALLEAAPAPGAVVNTASIAGVVGNGSSVPYAASKGAMTTMTLSLARALGPRIRVNAVNPGFIDTPWFKNMPDESLERLRAGAAAATPLKVASTAEDIAGAAVFLASPASRHVTGETLLVDAGLHLGGASLSMR; this comes from the coding sequence ATGTCGGGACGGGACTTCGACGGCTTCACGGTTGTGATCACAGGGGCCTCCACGGGCCTCGGCCGCGCGATCGCGGTGGAGGTCGCCCGGCGCGGCGCGGGGCTGGTGGTCGTCAACTACGCCCGCAGCGCCGACGAGGCCGCCGAGACGGGCCGCCTGGTCGAGGCCGAGGGCTCGAAGGCCGTCCTCGTGCAGGGCGACGTCGCCAACGACGAGGACTGCAAGAAGATCGTCGCCGCGGCCGAACCGACAGGCCGCATCGACGCCCTGTTCAACAACGCCGGCATGACCAAGTTCGCGCCGAACCACGCCGACCTCGACGCGGTCAACGCCGAGGACTTCCTGAAGCTCTATTCGGTCAATGTGGTGGGGGCCTTCCAGATGGTCCGCGCCGCCCGCGCCCTGCTCGAGGCCGCCCCGGCCCCGGGCGCGGTGGTCAACACCGCCTCGATCGCCGGCGTGGTCGGCAACGGCTCTTCGGTGCCCTACGCCGCCTCGAAGGGCGCGATGACGACCATGACCCTGTCGCTGGCCAGGGCCCTGGGCCCGCGCATCCGGGTCAACGCGGTCAATCCGGGCTTCATCGACACGCCCTGGTTCAAGAACATGCCCGATGAGTCGCTGGAGCGCCTGCGGGCCGGCGCCGCGGCGGCCACGCCCCTGAAGGTCGCCTCGACGGCCGAGGACATCGCCGGAGCCGCCGTGTTCTTGGCGAGCCCCGCTTCTCGGCACGTTACGGGCGAGACGCTGCTGGTCGACGCGGGTCTGCACCTGGGCGGCGCAAGTCTTTCAATGCGGTAA
- the queF gene encoding preQ(1) synthase, protein MTDLNVTQLGRVVDAPDSPEAAVLERVPNPQHDVLYLARFVAPEFTSLCPVTGQPDFAHLVIDYAPGDWLIESKSLKLYLTSFRNHGSFHEDCTVKVARKIVEVAQPRWLRIGGYWYPRGGIPIDVFWQTGPAPEGLWVPDQGVAPYRGRG, encoded by the coding sequence ATGACCGATCTCAACGTCACCCAACTGGGCCGCGTCGTCGACGCGCCCGACAGCCCCGAAGCCGCCGTCCTTGAGCGCGTGCCCAATCCGCAGCATGACGTGCTGTATCTGGCCCGCTTCGTCGCGCCGGAGTTCACCTCGCTGTGTCCCGTCACCGGCCAGCCGGACTTCGCCCACCTCGTGATCGACTACGCGCCGGGCGACTGGCTGATCGAGAGCAAGTCGCTGAAGCTCTATCTGACCAGCTTCCGCAACCACGGCTCGTTCCACGAGGATTGCACGGTGAAGGTCGCCCGCAAGATCGTCGAGGTCGCCCAGCCCCGCTGGCTGCGCATCGGCGGTTACTGGTACCCGCGCGGCGGCATCCCGATCGACGTCTTCTGGCAGACCGGCCCGGCGCCGGAGGGCCTGTGGGTCCCCGACCAGGGCGTGGCCCCGTATCGCGGCCGAGGCTAA
- a CDS encoding sensor histidine kinase, whose product MTDPDAGSRSHLSQPHLSRQAAILTLGVWGLDTLLFSLPYLAAGKAPPSGMIASFLLFMVAGLFMSVLVYRRAARTERDEQPARFTAMLPTLLVAALTMAVFDMLAGGQARLILDGAHPTARLIASRFASQFMVAGWMFALLSALYLMMIAVRVTRERERQLADARAQALAAEAQASAARLAALRYQLNPHFLFNTLNAVSASVITGRNDEAEAMLARLAEFLRLTLAADPQAIIPLEDELATLQAYLEIESVRFRDRLGVEFSCPNELRGALVPSFVLQPLIENAVKHGVAPTSRPVTIRLEASRDGDDLVVIVEDDGEASNPVGTHAAGGMGVGLTNVRQRLEVLYGARGVLQAAPRERGFLVLMRIPLAMEAQARAA is encoded by the coding sequence ATGACCGATCCGGACGCCGGCTCACGATCCCATCTCTCGCAGCCGCATCTCTCCAGGCAGGCGGCGATCCTGACCCTGGGCGTCTGGGGTCTGGACACGCTGCTGTTCAGCCTGCCTTACCTCGCGGCTGGCAAGGCCCCGCCGAGCGGCATGATCGCCAGCTTCCTGCTGTTCATGGTCGCCGGCCTGTTCATGTCCGTGCTGGTCTACCGCCGCGCCGCCCGCACGGAGCGGGATGAACAGCCCGCGCGCTTCACGGCCATGCTGCCGACCCTGCTGGTCGCCGCGCTCACCATGGCCGTGTTCGACATGCTGGCGGGCGGCCAGGCGCGCCTCATCCTCGACGGCGCCCATCCCACGGCCCGGCTAATCGCCAGCCGCTTCGCCAGCCAGTTCATGGTCGCCGGCTGGATGTTCGCCCTGCTGAGCGCGCTATATCTGATGATGATCGCCGTGCGGGTGACGCGCGAGCGTGAGCGCCAGCTGGCCGACGCCCGCGCTCAGGCCCTGGCCGCCGAGGCCCAGGCCAGCGCCGCGCGGCTGGCGGCTCTGCGCTATCAGCTCAATCCGCACTTCCTGTTCAACACCCTGAACGCCGTCTCGGCCTCGGTGATCACCGGCCGTAACGACGAGGCCGAGGCGATGCTGGCGCGCCTCGCCGAGTTCTTGCGTCTGACCCTGGCGGCCGATCCCCAGGCGATCATCCCGCTGGAGGACGAGCTGGCCACCTTGCAGGCCTATCTCGAGATCGAGAGCGTGCGCTTTCGCGACCGCCTGGGCGTCGAGTTCTCGTGCCCCAACGAGCTGCGCGGGGCGTTGGTCCCGAGCTTCGTGCTGCAGCCGCTGATCGAGAACGCGGTCAAGCACGGCGTCGCCCCGACCAGCCGGCCGGTGACCATCCGCCTGGAGGCCTCGCGAGACGGCGACGACCTGGTGGTGATCGTCGAGGACGACGGCGAGGCATCAAACCCCGTGGGGACCCACGCGGCGGGCGGCATGGGCGTGGGGCTGACCAATGTTCGCCAGCGGCTGGAGGTGCTGTATGGCGCGCGGGGCGTCTTGCAGGCGGCCCCACGCGAGCGCGGCTTCCTGGTGCTGATGCGCATTCCGCTAGCGATGGAAGCCCAGGCGAGGGCGGCTTGA
- a CDS encoding LytTR family DNA-binding domain-containing protein: MRLKVLLVDDEPAALERLTALFDQIPDTELVGVARNGREAAEAIADLSPDLVMLDIQMPELSGLALASELPAERRPEIVFVTAFEVYAADAFAVEAADYLLKPVRFDRLRQAVERARRRHTLQKVFEQAEAATAPVRENDLDGIWVATRHGHVRVAVSEIDWIEAAKDYVLLHTATRSHIHRITMSALEQGLDPNRMIRVHRSAFVSPDRVEAVNRLGKGLIALVLRDGVAVPVGPTYVKVVQARLGLAVEA; this comes from the coding sequence ATGCGGCTGAAGGTCCTTCTGGTCGACGACGAGCCCGCCGCCTTGGAGCGGCTGACGGCCCTGTTCGATCAAATCCCCGACACCGAGCTGGTCGGCGTGGCCCGCAATGGCCGCGAGGCGGCCGAGGCCATAGCCGACCTCTCGCCCGATCTCGTGATGCTGGACATACAGATGCCCGAGCTGAGCGGTCTGGCCCTGGCCTCGGAACTGCCGGCCGAACGCCGGCCCGAGATCGTGTTCGTCACCGCGTTCGAGGTCTATGCCGCTGACGCCTTCGCGGTGGAGGCTGCGGACTATCTGCTCAAGCCCGTGCGCTTCGATCGCCTGCGCCAGGCTGTCGAGCGCGCCCGGCGTCGCCACACCTTGCAGAAGGTCTTCGAACAGGCCGAGGCGGCGACCGCGCCGGTCCGCGAGAATGATCTGGACGGCATCTGGGTCGCCACTCGCCACGGCCATGTCCGCGTGGCGGTCAGCGAGATCGACTGGATCGAGGCGGCCAAGGACTATGTCCTGCTGCACACCGCCACCCGCAGCCACATCCACCGCATCACCATGAGCGCCCTGGAGCAGGGCCTGGATCCCAACAGGATGATCCGCGTCCACCGCTCGGCGTTCGTCAGCCCCGACCGGGTCGAGGCGGTCAATCGCCTCGGCAAGGGGCTGATCGCACTGGTGCTGCGGGACGGTGTCGCCGTGCCGGTAGGGCCGACCTATGTGAAGGTCGTGCAGGCGCGGTTGGGGCTGGCGGTCGAGGCCTAG
- a CDS encoding nitroreductase — protein sequence MAASVPAAPEFAETLPIEASPEVVAFLAKRRSASAMSLAAPGPDDIQLADLLRIAARVPDHGKLAPWRFVILRGAAKNTFAEQITQLADSQANPAKANAALRKLTRPPVAVAVISRFMPGEIPEWEQRQSASAVCHQMLLAAAALGWGANWITDWYSYDPRATAILGLAEGEQVAGYLYLGTATEPPQERVRPDVGAITTEWSPN from the coding sequence TTGGCCGCTTCCGTTCCCGCCGCCCCCGAATTCGCCGAGACGCTGCCGATCGAGGCGTCGCCCGAAGTCGTCGCCTTCCTGGCCAAGCGCCGCTCGGCTTCGGCCATGAGCCTGGCCGCCCCGGGGCCGGACGACATCCAACTGGCCGACCTCCTGCGCATCGCCGCCCGGGTGCCCGACCATGGCAAGCTGGCCCCGTGGCGGTTCGTGATCCTGAGAGGCGCGGCCAAGAACACGTTCGCCGAGCAGATCACCCAACTGGCCGACAGCCAGGCCAACCCGGCCAAGGCGAACGCCGCCCTGCGCAAGCTGACCCGCCCGCCGGTCGCCGTCGCCGTGATCTCGCGCTTCATGCCCGGCGAGATCCCCGAGTGGGAACAGCGCCAGAGCGCCTCGGCGGTCTGCCACCAGATGCTGCTGGCCGCCGCCGCGCTCGGCTGGGGGGCCAACTGGATCACCGACTGGTACAGCTACGACCCGCGCGCGACGGCGATCCTGGGTCTGGCCGAAGGCGAGCAGGTCGCCGGCTACCTCTATCTGGGCACGGCGACCGAGCCGCCGCAGGAGCGCGTGCGCCCCGATGTGGGGGCGATCACCACGGAATGGAGCCCTAACTAG
- a CDS encoding NUDIX domain-containing protein, which produces MAAERPPQVASPRMSEKPGPPKPIWLKPHGKPWGVSSRQVVYDNPWITLTEYQAIAPTGRPALYGKVGFKNQAIGVVPLHADGTVTLVGQNRFSLANYSWELPEGGAPHGEDPLDGAKRELAEEVGLQAADWRQILRMELSNSVTDEIAYGFLAMELSPTQTAPDETEDLAVARVPFGEALEAAVAGHMPDAITVALLLRTHHMAVRGELPAELAALILE; this is translated from the coding sequence ATGGCCGCCGAGCGGCCGCCACAAGTCGCGAGCCCTCGCATGTCCGAAAAGCCCGGCCCTCCTAAGCCTATTTGGCTGAAGCCGCACGGAAAGCCCTGGGGCGTCTCGTCCCGTCAAGTCGTGTACGACAACCCGTGGATCACCCTGACCGAGTATCAGGCCATCGCCCCGACGGGCCGGCCGGCGCTATACGGCAAGGTGGGGTTCAAGAACCAGGCGATCGGCGTCGTGCCGCTGCACGCGGACGGCACGGTGACGCTGGTCGGACAGAACCGCTTCTCGCTCGCCAACTACAGCTGGGAGCTGCCCGAGGGCGGTGCGCCGCACGGCGAGGATCCGCTGGACGGGGCCAAGCGCGAACTGGCCGAGGAGGTGGGCCTTCAGGCCGCCGACTGGCGTCAGATCCTGCGGATGGAGCTTTCCAACTCGGTGACTGACGAGATCGCCTACGGCTTCCTGGCCATGGAGCTGTCGCCCACCCAGACCGCGCCGGACGAGACCGAGGACCTAGCCGTCGCCCGCGTGCCGTTCGGCGAGGCGCTGGAGGCGGCGGTCGCCGGCCACATGCCGGACGCAATTACGGTGGCGTTACTGCTCCGGACGCACCATATGGCCGTTCGAGGGGAACTGCCGGCCGAGTTGGCGGCTCTCATCCTGGAATAG
- the cysE gene encoding serine O-acetyltransferase, whose translation MAKPLEVVTSETDTPVWVALRNQAEHAAKAEPALASLLNAVILSHDNLADALTFQLARKLGDQEMRAMTAREFAADAFKSDPSLVEAAEADLRAVFERDPACKGYVQPFLFFKGFLALQTHRVSHWLWNEGRETLAFYLQSRASEIFQVDINPAARIGKGVFIDHGTGIVIGETAVVGDDVSMLHGVTLGGTGAERGDRHPKIGNGVLLGAGAKVLGNITVGDYAKIASGSVVLRPVPAHCTAAGVPARLVNCPTCEEPARTMDHTLAETVYSYEI comes from the coding sequence ATGGCCAAGCCTCTGGAAGTCGTGACGTCGGAGACGGACACCCCCGTCTGGGTGGCGCTGCGCAACCAGGCCGAACACGCGGCCAAGGCCGAGCCGGCCCTGGCGTCGCTGCTGAACGCGGTGATCCTGAGCCACGATAATCTGGCCGACGCCCTGACCTTCCAGCTTGCCCGCAAGCTGGGCGACCAGGAGATGCGGGCGATGACGGCGCGCGAGTTCGCAGCCGACGCCTTCAAGAGCGATCCCAGCCTGGTCGAGGCCGCCGAGGCCGACCTTCGCGCCGTGTTCGAGCGCGATCCGGCCTGCAAGGGCTATGTCCAGCCGTTCCTGTTCTTCAAGGGCTTCCTGGCCCTGCAGACCCATCGCGTGTCGCACTGGCTGTGGAACGAGGGTCGCGAGACCCTGGCCTTCTATCTGCAGAGCCGCGCCAGCGAGATCTTCCAGGTCGACATCAACCCGGCCGCCAGGATCGGCAAGGGCGTGTTCATCGACCACGGCACCGGCATCGTCATCGGCGAGACCGCGGTGGTGGGCGATGACGTCTCGATGCTGCACGGCGTGACCCTGGGCGGCACCGGCGCCGAACGCGGCGACCGTCACCCCAAGATCGGCAACGGCGTCCTGTTGGGCGCGGGCGCCAAGGTGCTGGGCAACATCACGGTCGGCGACTACGCGAAGATCGCCTCGGGCTCGGTGGTGCTGCGCCCCGTGCCGGCCCACTGCACCGCGGCCGGCGTGCCCGCCCGCCTGGTCAACTGCCCCACCTGCGAGGAGCCGGCCCGGACCATGGACCACACCCTGGCTGAGACCGTCTATTCGTACGAAATCTGA
- a CDS encoding glutaminyl-peptide cyclotransferase, with amino-acid sequence MRSLLRSLNGLVLAAALLVGAPALAATAPVGGYTVVKAYPHDTAAFTEGLFYRDGFIFESTGLKGRSFIRKWNLETGVSEQERIVDSRYFGEGIVDWKNRLYELTWTDETGIIYDIDTFERIGEFSYPGEGWALTRDDKRIMMSDGTSFIRFLDPETLKETGRIEVTDHGVPVRNLNELEWVKGELLANVWQTTRIARIDVKTGNVTGWIELAGLLKEAGVTGTRDDVLNGIAYDAAGDRLFVTGKLWPKLFEIKLSSPQ; translated from the coding sequence GTGCGATCCCTCCTGCGTAGCCTGAACGGCCTCGTCCTCGCCGCTGCTCTTCTGGTTGGCGCGCCCGCGCTCGCCGCCACCGCGCCGGTCGGCGGCTACACCGTCGTGAAGGCCTATCCGCACGATACCGCCGCCTTCACCGAAGGTCTGTTCTACCGCGACGGCTTCATCTTCGAGAGCACGGGCCTGAAGGGCCGGTCGTTCATTCGCAAGTGGAACCTGGAGACCGGCGTCTCCGAGCAGGAGCGCATCGTCGACAGCCGCTATTTCGGCGAGGGCATCGTCGACTGGAAGAACCGGCTCTACGAGCTGACCTGGACCGATGAGACCGGGATCATCTACGACATCGACACCTTCGAGCGGATCGGCGAGTTCAGCTATCCGGGCGAGGGCTGGGCCCTGACCCGCGACGACAAGCGGATCATGATGAGCGACGGCACCTCGTTCATCCGGTTCCTGGATCCTGAAACCCTGAAAGAGACCGGCCGCATCGAGGTCACCGACCATGGCGTGCCGGTGCGCAATCTCAACGAGCTGGAATGGGTGAAGGGCGAGCTGCTGGCCAATGTCTGGCAGACGACCCGCATCGCCCGCATCGACGTCAAGACCGGCAATGTCACGGGCTGGATCGAACTGGCGGGCCTGCTGAAGGAGGCCGGGGTCACGGGCACGCGCGACGATGTGCTGAACGGCATCGCCTATGACGCCGCCGGCGACCGCCTGTTCGTCACCGGCAAGCTGTGGCCCAAGCTGTTCGAGATTAAATTGTCGTCGCCGCAATAG